In Mytilus edulis chromosome 13, xbMytEdul2.2, whole genome shotgun sequence, a single window of DNA contains:
- the LOC139501130 gene encoding protein mono-ADP-ribosyltransferase TIPARP-like, protein MLQQGGERRNRTFDSADEVGPGPVFSQPSSSDLTMTEKMTFKTKGGIPTEKDTERKSAQVVKTSGILLPSHWFDMGNENFMKIAIKPGDESFKNYEWENIQTTFESTLPQARIVSIQRIQNIFMWEHFYLKKRQLEQAYGKDCSNQLPLFHGTTPDMLDVIAEQNLDPRKAGDRMGARLGQGTYFAVSPEYSDLYAQSDSQGHKFMFFANVLAGKSCIGKADFKRPPLNPDMKPRLFDSCVDNVQNPKVYCIFHDTQYYLKYLIEYT, encoded by the exons ATGCTGCAACAAGGTGGTGAACGTAGAAATAGGACATTTGACTCCGCAGATGAAGTTGGTCCTGGACCTGTTTTTTCCCAACCTAGCTCTTCTGATTTGACCATGACAGAAAAAATGACCTTCAAGACTAAAGGAG gTATACCAACAGAGAAAGATACAGAAAG AAAGTCTGCTCAAGTGGTGAAGACAAGTGGTATTCTACTCCCTTCACACTGGTTCGATATGGGTAatgaaaatttcatgaaaattgcaATTAAACCTGGTGACGAAAGCTTCAAAAATTATGAATGGGAAAATATTCAGACAACATTTGAATCAACACTGCCACAAGCCAGGATAGTTTCAATTCAAAGAATACAGAATATATTTATGTGGGAACATTTTTACTT GAAGAAAAGGCAGTTAGAACAAGCATATGGAAAAGATTGTTCTAATCAACTTCCTCTTTTTCATGGTACTACACCTGACATGTTAGATGTTATTGCAGAACAAAATCTTGATCCTCGTAAAGCTGGAGATCGTATGGGTGCACGTTTAGGACAAGGAACGTATTTTGCTGTTTCCCCTGAATATTCTGATCTATATGCCCAGTCTGACAGTCAGGGtcataaatttatgttttttgcCAATGTTTTAGCTGGTAAATCGTGCATTGGAAAAGCAGACTTTAAGAGACCACCACTAAATCCAGATATGAAACCTCGATTATTTGACAGTTGTGTGGATAATGTCCAGAATCCAAAAGTTTACTGTATTTTTCATGATACTCAGTACTATCTGAAATATCTGATAGAGTATACATAA